A genome region from Mycobacterium sp. 3519A includes the following:
- a CDS encoding dioxygenase — translation MTSVYLSHGAPPLVDDELWVAQLKQWAAELPTPSAILAVSAHWEAAPLTIGSTTTETPLTYDFWGFPQHYYDVTYDAPGAPDLAARVEALMPDDEPVAHDSDRRLDHGAYVPLTVMYPDATIPVLQVSMPTLDPQRLLHLGERLRPLRDEGVLIMGSGFTTHGLPFLDDPSPGAVPPGWSTEFDAWARERFAAGDLDALIDFRHRAPGMPYAHPTIEHFSPLFVALGASSDPGQTPKQVIDGYWMGLAKRSIELI, via the coding sequence GTGACGTCTGTGTATCTGTCCCACGGCGCGCCCCCGCTCGTCGACGACGAGTTGTGGGTCGCCCAGCTCAAGCAATGGGCGGCGGAGTTGCCGACGCCGTCGGCGATCCTCGCTGTCTCGGCGCACTGGGAAGCCGCGCCGCTGACCATCGGGTCGACCACCACCGAGACCCCGTTGACGTACGACTTCTGGGGTTTCCCGCAGCACTACTACGACGTCACCTATGACGCGCCCGGTGCGCCCGACCTCGCCGCGCGCGTCGAGGCCCTGATGCCCGACGACGAGCCCGTCGCCCACGACAGCGATCGCAGGCTCGACCACGGCGCCTACGTGCCGCTGACCGTCATGTATCCCGACGCCACGATCCCGGTGCTGCAGGTCTCGATGCCGACCCTCGACCCCCAACGTCTACTGCACCTGGGTGAACGCCTGCGACCGCTGCGCGACGAAGGGGTGCTGATCATGGGCTCCGGGTTCACCACCCACGGCCTGCCCTTCCTTGACGACCCGTCACCCGGCGCGGTCCCGCCTGGCTGGTCGACCGAGTTCGACGCATGGGCCCGCGAGCGCTTCGCCGCGGGCGACCTCGACGCGCTCATCGATTTCCGGCACCGGGCGCCCGGTATGCCGTACGCCCATCCGACCATCGAACACTTCTCGCCGTTGTTCGTTGCGCTCGGCGCGTCGAGCGACCCCGGGCAGACGCCGAAACAAGTCATCGACGGCTATTGGATGGGCCTGGCGAAACGCTCCATTGAACTCATTTGA
- a CDS encoding S-(hydroxymethyl)mycothiol dehydrogenase: MTQTVRGVISRKKGDPVELVDVVIPDPGPGDVVVDILACGVCHTDLTYREGGINDEFPFLLGHEAAGTVEAVGEGVTHVEPGDFVILNWRAVCGECRACKRGRPWYCFNTFNASKPMTLTDGTELTPALGIGAFADKTLVHELQCTKVDPEADPAVAGLLGCGVMAGLGAAVNTGAVGRDDTVAVIGCGGVGDAAIAGAALVGAKRIIAVDTDNKKLDWARGFGATHTVNARELDPVATIQDLTDGNGADVVIDAVGRPETWKQAFYARDLAGTVVLVGVPTPDMTLEMPLIDFFSRGGSLKSAWYGDCLPERDFPTLISLYLQGRLPLEKFVSERIGIDGVEDAFHKMHAGEVLRSVVVMK; this comes from the coding sequence ATGACTCAGACGGTGCGCGGCGTGATCTCACGTAAGAAGGGCGATCCGGTCGAGTTGGTGGATGTGGTCATCCCCGACCCGGGTCCAGGTGATGTGGTGGTCGACATTCTCGCCTGCGGGGTGTGCCATACCGACCTGACGTATCGCGAGGGCGGCATCAACGACGAGTTCCCATTCCTGCTCGGACACGAGGCGGCCGGGACCGTCGAGGCGGTCGGCGAAGGCGTGACCCATGTCGAGCCAGGCGATTTCGTGATCCTGAACTGGCGCGCGGTGTGCGGCGAATGCCGGGCCTGCAAACGGGGCAGGCCGTGGTACTGCTTCAACACCTTCAACGCCAGCAAACCGATGACGCTGACCGACGGCACCGAACTCACCCCGGCGTTGGGCATCGGCGCGTTCGCCGACAAGACGCTGGTGCACGAGTTGCAGTGCACCAAGGTCGACCCCGAAGCCGATCCGGCGGTTGCCGGCCTGCTCGGCTGCGGGGTGATGGCCGGTCTCGGCGCGGCGGTCAACACCGGTGCGGTCGGGCGTGACGATACCGTCGCGGTGATCGGTTGCGGCGGTGTGGGTGACGCGGCGATCGCCGGTGCGGCGCTGGTCGGCGCCAAGCGGATCATCGCGGTGGACACCGATAACAAGAAGTTGGACTGGGCGCGGGGCTTCGGCGCGACACACACCGTCAATGCGCGCGAACTCGATCCGGTCGCCACCATCCAGGACCTGACCGACGGTAACGGCGCCGACGTGGTGATCGACGCGGTGGGCCGTCCGGAGACGTGGAAGCAGGCGTTCTACGCCCGCGACCTGGCGGGAACCGTTGTGCTGGTGGGTGTTCCGACGCCGGACATGACGTTGGAGATGCCGTTGATCGACTTCTTCTCACGCGGCGGATCGTTGAAGTCGGCGTGGTACGGCGACTGCCTGCCCGAACGCGACTTCCCCACCCTGATCTCGCTGTACCTGCAGGGCAGACTGCCGCTGGAGAAGTTCGTCTCCGAGCGCATCGGCATCGACGGCGTCGAGGACGCGTTCCACAAGATGCACGCAGGCGAGGTGCTGCGCAGCGTGGTGGTGATGAAGTGA
- a CDS encoding SHOCT domain-containing protein, translated as MANRTGPRIAIFSAILTLIIGGVGLIAALILNAFVLDDYDAYGEVPVPGSTSLQLPAGEVTVSFHTQVTGSPSSGFPIPDLKFSITPPQGIAKPRVAESIGGTTTVNSDTHVRVWLLHVGQEGSYDVVTDGNVNGYINPRLAFGHGTAYGWLTWVFGGLLALGIVELAASLIWSARTAKAGRPLTPDVPLDESSYAPSDQGMRLEQLRQLAALRDSGALTQDEFEAEKRRILDS; from the coding sequence ATGGCCAACCGGACCGGACCGCGGATCGCGATCTTCTCCGCCATACTCACCCTGATCATCGGCGGCGTCGGCCTGATCGCAGCGCTGATCCTCAACGCGTTCGTGCTCGACGACTACGACGCGTACGGGGAGGTGCCCGTCCCGGGATCGACCAGTCTGCAGCTGCCTGCCGGTGAAGTGACGGTCAGCTTTCACACTCAGGTGACGGGCAGCCCGTCGAGCGGATTTCCGATCCCGGACCTCAAGTTCTCGATCACCCCGCCGCAAGGTATCGCGAAGCCGCGGGTCGCCGAAAGTATCGGCGGCACAACGACAGTCAACAGCGATACGCATGTCCGGGTGTGGCTGCTGCACGTCGGGCAGGAGGGCAGCTACGACGTCGTCACCGACGGCAACGTCAACGGGTACATCAACCCGCGGCTGGCGTTCGGGCACGGCACCGCATATGGCTGGCTCACATGGGTGTTCGGCGGGCTGCTGGCACTGGGCATCGTCGAGTTGGCCGCATCGCTGATCTGGTCGGCCCGCACGGCGAAGGCGGGACGCCCGTTGACACCGGACGTGCCTCTCGACGAGTCGAGTTATGCGCCCAGCGATCAGGGAATGCGCCTCGAACAGCTTCGGCAACTCGCCGCGCTGCGCGACTCGGGCGCGTTGACACAGGACGAGTTCGAAGCCGAGAAGCGCCGCATCCTCGACTCCTGA
- a CDS encoding FAD-binding oxidoreductase, producing the protein MKWNAWGDPAQAKPLSEGIRTLLKQALGVEGPAAADLAADQVRLRPSALSRADVDGLAAIVGADYCGVDDNARLLRAGGKSTLDLLRRKDSGVQDAPDAVLLPGSDDEVAGILRFCADRSIAIVPFGGGTSVVGGLDPIRGDFKAVISLDLRRLNQLHSLDEISGEAELGAGVTGPEAERLLGERGFSLGHFPQSFQFATIGGFAATRSSGQDSAGYGRFNDMVRGLRTVTPAGVLDLGRAPESAAGPDLRQLMIGSEGVFGVITRVRVRVHPVPETTRYEAWSFPDFATGADALRAVAQTGTGPTVIRLSDEAETGVNLATTESIGEDSITGGCLAITVFEGSAAHTESRHAETRALLEAKGGTSLGEAPARAWEHGRFNAPYLRDSLLSAGALCETLETATNWSNVPALKAAVTDALTTALAESGTPALVLCHISHVYPTGASLYFTVVAGQRGNPIEQWRKAKAAASDAMVRTGGTITHHHAVGADHRPWMRDEVGDLGIAVLRAVKATLDPAGILNPGKLIP; encoded by the coding sequence CGGCCGTCGGCGCTCTCACGAGCAGACGTCGACGGTCTGGCGGCGATCGTCGGCGCCGACTACTGCGGTGTCGACGACAATGCCCGACTGCTGCGGGCAGGCGGCAAGTCGACGCTGGATCTGTTGCGCCGCAAGGATTCCGGGGTGCAGGACGCGCCCGACGCGGTGCTGCTGCCCGGTTCCGACGACGAAGTGGCCGGCATCCTGCGGTTCTGTGCGGACCGCAGCATCGCGATCGTCCCGTTCGGCGGGGGCACCAGCGTGGTCGGCGGCCTCGACCCGATCCGAGGCGACTTCAAGGCCGTCATTTCGCTGGACCTGCGGCGGCTGAACCAGTTGCATTCGCTCGACGAGATTTCCGGCGAGGCGGAGTTGGGCGCGGGGGTCACCGGGCCGGAGGCCGAGCGACTGCTCGGCGAACGCGGCTTCTCGCTCGGCCACTTCCCGCAGAGTTTTCAGTTCGCCACCATCGGTGGATTCGCCGCGACCCGCTCGTCGGGCCAGGATTCCGCAGGCTACGGCCGGTTCAACGACATGGTCCGCGGCCTGCGCACGGTCACCCCCGCCGGCGTCCTCGACCTGGGCCGTGCGCCGGAATCCGCGGCGGGGCCGGACCTGCGGCAGCTGATGATCGGCTCCGAGGGCGTGTTCGGCGTCATCACCCGGGTGCGGGTGCGGGTGCATCCGGTGCCGGAGACGACGCGGTACGAGGCGTGGTCGTTTCCGGACTTCGCGACAGGGGCCGACGCGCTGCGCGCCGTCGCGCAGACGGGCACCGGCCCGACGGTGATCCGGCTGTCGGATGAGGCCGAAACCGGCGTCAACCTCGCGACCACCGAGAGCATCGGGGAAGACAGCATCACCGGCGGCTGCCTGGCGATCACGGTGTTCGAGGGTTCAGCGGCGCACACCGAGAGCAGGCATGCCGAGACCCGCGCACTGCTCGAGGCGAAGGGCGGCACGTCGCTCGGCGAGGCGCCGGCGCGGGCGTGGGAGCACGGCCGGTTCAACGCTCCGTATCTTCGCGACTCGCTGTTGTCGGCAGGCGCGCTGTGCGAAACGCTGGAGACCGCGACCAATTGGTCGAATGTGCCCGCGCTCAAGGCCGCGGTCACCGATGCGCTGACGACGGCGCTGGCCGAATCCGGTACGCCGGCCCTTGTGCTGTGCCACATTTCGCATGTGTATCCGACCGGGGCTTCGCTCTACTTCACCGTGGTCGCCGGGCAGCGCGGCAATCCGATCGAACAGTGGCGCAAGGCGAAAGCCGCCGCATCCGATGCGATGGTGCGCACCGGCGGCACGATCACCCACCACCACGCGGTGGGCGCCGATCACCGGCCGTGGATGCGCGACGAGGTCGGCGACCTCGGCATCGCGGTGTTGCGCGCCGTCAAGGCCACGCTCGATCCGGCGGGAATCCTCAACCCCGGCAAGCTGATTCCGTGA
- a CDS encoding DUF3145 domain-containing protein, translated as MRAANQFADAATGVVYIHASPAAVCPHVEWALSSTLQARANLKWTPQPAMPGQLRAVTNWVGPVGTGAQLANALRSWSVLRFEVTEDPSAGVDGHRWCHTPQLGLWSGPMSANGDVMVGEMRLRALMASGADVLAAELDSVLGTAWDEALEPYRDGGDGAEVSWLSRGVG; from the coding sequence ATGCGTGCAGCGAACCAATTCGCCGACGCGGCGACAGGTGTGGTGTACATCCACGCCTCACCCGCGGCGGTATGCCCGCATGTCGAGTGGGCGCTTTCGTCGACCCTTCAGGCAAGGGCGAATCTCAAGTGGACCCCGCAACCGGCCATGCCGGGGCAGCTGCGCGCGGTCACGAACTGGGTCGGGCCGGTCGGCACGGGCGCGCAACTGGCCAACGCCCTGCGCTCGTGGTCGGTGCTGCGGTTCGAGGTGACCGAGGACCCGAGTGCCGGTGTGGACGGGCACCGCTGGTGCCACACCCCGCAGCTGGGGCTTTGGAGCGGTCCGATGAGCGCCAACGGCGACGTGATGGTCGGGGAGATGCGGTTGCGTGCGTTGATGGCGTCCGGCGCCGACGTGTTGGCCGCCGAACTCGATTCGGTGCTCGGCACCGCGTGGGACGAAGCGCTGGAGCCTTACCGCGATGGCGGCGACGGCGCCGAGGTCAGCTGGCTCAGCCGCGGAGTGGGGTAG
- a CDS encoding diacylglycerol kinase encodes MRVTVLTNPASGHGSAPHAAERAVKQLHRRGVDVVAIAGSDAEHARRLVEGALERGMDALVVVGGDGIISLALQVLAQAGIPLGIIPAGTGNDHAREFGIPTKDPEAAADVVVDGVVNTVDLGRIVGADGTKRWFGTVMAAGFDSLVTDRTNRMRWPHGRMRYNVAMVAELSRLRLLPFRLSFDGEEVVTELTLAAFGNTRSYGGGMLICPNADPTDGQLDVTMVASASRTKLIRLFPTVFKGTHVELDEVRTARARTITVDSPGINAYADGEYVCPLPVEVSAVPGALKILTPRESGGATPLRG; translated from the coding sequence GTGAGAGTCACCGTCCTGACCAATCCCGCGTCGGGACACGGCAGCGCACCGCACGCCGCCGAACGCGCGGTCAAGCAGTTGCACCGACGCGGCGTCGACGTCGTCGCGATCGCCGGCAGCGACGCCGAACACGCCCGCCGCCTCGTCGAAGGAGCACTCGAGCGCGGCATGGACGCGCTCGTGGTGGTCGGCGGTGACGGCATCATCTCGCTGGCCCTGCAGGTGCTGGCCCAAGCCGGGATACCGCTCGGCATCATCCCGGCGGGCACCGGTAACGACCATGCCCGCGAATTCGGTATTCCCACAAAGGATCCCGAGGCCGCCGCCGACGTCGTCGTCGACGGCGTCGTCAACACCGTGGACTTGGGCCGCATCGTGGGCGCCGACGGCACCAAAAGATGGTTCGGCACCGTGATGGCCGCGGGCTTCGACTCGCTGGTCACCGACCGCACCAACCGGATGCGGTGGCCGCACGGACGGATGCGCTACAACGTTGCGATGGTGGCCGAGCTGTCCCGGTTGCGGCTGTTGCCGTTCCGGTTGTCATTCGACGGCGAAGAGGTGGTCACCGAACTCACGCTGGCCGCATTCGGCAACACCCGCAGCTACGGCGGCGGCATGCTGATCTGTCCGAACGCCGACCCCACCGACGGCCAACTCGACGTCACCATGGTGGCGTCGGCATCGCGAACGAAGTTGATTCGCCTGTTCCCCACCGTGTTCAAGGGCACGCATGTGGAGCTGGACGAGGTGCGCACCGCGCGGGCCCGCACCATCACCGTCGACTCCCCCGGGATCAACGCCTACGCCGACGGCGAGTACGTGTGCCCGCTGCCGGTGGAGGTGTCCGCCGTGCCAGGCGCGCTGAAGATCCTGACCCCGCGCGAGTCGGGAGGGGCTACCCCACTCCGCGGCTGA
- a CDS encoding nuclear transport factor 2 family protein: MSEHPNVTTVNRMTEAIVADDRETLASLFTDDFVYHLRGPFTTAGDHLGVAGILGAIRPVFDATGGDVKLEQQFCVGLDGWAAEWEHAVLGRRGKTLESDNAFVYRFVGGRIAEMWMFLGADPDAAATFFG, translated from the coding sequence ATGAGCGAGCACCCGAACGTGACAACAGTGAATCGGATGACGGAGGCCATCGTGGCTGACGACCGCGAGACGCTCGCGTCGTTGTTCACCGACGACTTCGTGTACCACCTTCGCGGACCGTTCACCACCGCTGGCGACCACCTCGGCGTGGCGGGCATCCTCGGCGCGATCCGCCCGGTCTTCGACGCGACCGGCGGGGATGTCAAGCTCGAGCAACAGTTCTGCGTCGGCCTCGACGGCTGGGCAGCCGAGTGGGAGCATGCTGTGCTCGGACGCCGCGGCAAGACACTCGAGTCGGACAATGCGTTCGTCTACCGATTCGTTGGCGGCCGGATCGCCGAGATGTGGATGTTCCTTGGCGCCGACCCTGACGCTGCCGCCACGTTCTTCGGTTAA
- a CDS encoding class I SAM-dependent methyltransferase, which yields MSTQTHAETTEEFAERMVGAIDSASLAILLSIGHQTKLFDTLAELPPATSAQIADAAGLNERYVREWLGGVATCHVVDYDPAAQTYSLPRHRAAVLTRAAGPDNLSRVAQFVSMLGEVEQKVIDRFQRGGGLSYSEYPRFHKVMAEQSGEVFDAALVDAILPMASGLPERLREGADVADIGCGSGHAINVMAAAFPASRFTGIDFSEEGLSVGAAEARARGLSNATFMQADVANLDVAEAYDAITVFDAIHDQAQPAKVLANIYRALRPGGVLLMVDIKASSRLEENIGVPLRTYMYTVSTMHCMSVSLGLDGAGLGTCWGRQLATSMLADAGFGDVAVNEIETDPINFYYVARK from the coding sequence ATGAGCACACAAACACACGCAGAGACCACCGAAGAATTCGCCGAGCGCATGGTCGGCGCGATCGACAGCGCCAGTCTGGCGATCCTGCTGTCGATCGGTCACCAGACCAAACTGTTCGACACACTCGCCGAACTGCCGCCCGCCACCAGCGCGCAGATCGCCGACGCCGCCGGCCTCAACGAACGCTATGTCCGGGAGTGGCTGGGCGGGGTGGCCACCTGCCACGTGGTCGACTACGACCCTGCGGCGCAGACGTATTCGCTGCCGCGTCACCGTGCGGCCGTGTTGACGCGCGCAGCAGGACCGGACAACCTGTCCCGCGTCGCCCAGTTCGTCTCGATGCTCGGCGAGGTGGAACAGAAGGTCATCGACCGCTTCCAGCGCGGCGGCGGCCTGTCCTACAGCGAGTATCCGCGGTTCCACAAGGTGATGGCCGAGCAGAGCGGGGAGGTGTTCGACGCCGCGCTCGTGGATGCCATCCTGCCGATGGCCTCGGGGTTGCCCGAACGGCTACGGGAAGGTGCCGATGTCGCCGATATCGGTTGCGGCAGTGGCCATGCCATCAACGTGATGGCCGCGGCGTTTCCGGCCAGCCGGTTCACCGGCATCGACTTCTCCGAGGAAGGGTTGTCCGTCGGGGCCGCCGAGGCAAGGGCCCGCGGGCTGTCCAACGCGACGTTCATGCAAGCCGACGTCGCCAACCTCGATGTGGCCGAAGCCTACGACGCCATAACGGTTTTCGACGCGATCCACGATCAGGCGCAGCCCGCGAAGGTGTTGGCCAACATCTACCGGGCGCTGCGGCCGGGCGGGGTGCTGCTGATGGTCGACATCAAGGCCTCGAGTCGGCTCGAGGAGAACATCGGGGTGCCGCTGAGGACCTACATGTACACCGTGTCGACCATGCACTGCATGAGCGTGTCGCTGGGTCTCGACGGGGCCGGGTTGGGCACCTGTTGGGGGCGTCAACTGGCCACGTCGATGTTGGCCGACGCCGGATTCGGCGACGTCGCGGTCAACGAGATCGAGACGGATCCGATCAACTTCTACTACGTCGCCCGCAAGTGA
- a CDS encoding helix-turn-helix transcriptional regulator, which yields MGGPGQSRGMAWDDEYRQLATLDAEQGLDVGDLDRLATAAYMTGRDDESFELWGRGHHRCLETTDMARAVRLGVRLAQALAFKGDIARSCGWVDRSQRLLDEENLDCVERGFLEHAAGMCRIFSDGDIAAANAAFGRAAKTGERFRDRELLTLARMGQGRCLIYLGEIAEGLALLDEAMVSVEACEIPPMAVGDAYCTVIDASYELFDLRRCEQWTDSFMRWCAAQRGLVLYRGHCLLHRAELLMLHGDWSDAVTVAQEACARLAEPINPLTLGGAHYVEGELHRLRGEFAMAEQAYERANALGCQPQPGMALLRLAQGRGDVAAAQLRRRLAEADQPIDRARILCAAAEILIAVEDVEGARAAADELTLLATEFGSSLLRAQAALATGAVLLATSDVTAAVATLRRAASDWIDLRIPHEEARTRLLIADACEALADLDTAAMERRAARSTLEALGGDAVPQRQLASGLTTREAEVLTLVARGKTNRVIAAELYISEKTVASHLNHIFTKLGLSSRSAATAYAYEHNLVS from the coding sequence GTGGGTGGGCCTGGCCAGAGCCGCGGCATGGCATGGGACGACGAATACCGGCAACTTGCCACGCTTGATGCCGAGCAGGGGCTCGACGTCGGCGATCTCGACCGACTGGCGACCGCCGCATATATGACCGGGCGCGACGACGAGAGCTTCGAGCTGTGGGGCCGGGGACATCACCGCTGCCTCGAGACGACCGACATGGCCCGCGCGGTCCGCCTTGGCGTGCGGCTGGCCCAAGCCCTCGCCTTCAAAGGTGATATCGCCCGCAGCTGTGGGTGGGTCGACCGATCACAGCGTCTGCTGGACGAGGAGAATCTCGACTGCGTGGAGCGCGGTTTCCTCGAGCACGCCGCGGGTATGTGCAGGATCTTCTCTGATGGCGACATCGCAGCGGCCAACGCCGCGTTCGGGCGGGCCGCCAAGACCGGTGAGCGATTCCGCGACCGCGAACTGCTCACACTCGCGCGCATGGGCCAGGGCAGGTGTTTGATCTACCTCGGTGAGATCGCCGAAGGCCTGGCGCTTCTCGACGAGGCCATGGTGTCGGTCGAGGCCTGCGAAATCCCGCCGATGGCCGTCGGAGACGCGTACTGCACAGTGATCGACGCCTCTTATGAGCTGTTCGACCTTCGCCGTTGCGAACAGTGGACGGACTCGTTCATGCGGTGGTGTGCGGCTCAGCGCGGTCTTGTCCTTTACCGGGGACACTGCCTGCTGCATCGCGCTGAGTTGCTGATGCTGCACGGGGACTGGTCCGACGCCGTGACCGTCGCGCAGGAGGCGTGTGCCCGGCTCGCCGAGCCGATCAACCCCCTGACCCTCGGGGGTGCCCACTACGTCGAGGGCGAATTGCACCGGCTGCGTGGCGAATTCGCGATGGCCGAGCAGGCATATGAGCGCGCCAACGCGCTCGGTTGCCAACCACAGCCAGGCATGGCGTTGCTGCGGCTCGCGCAGGGCCGCGGCGACGTCGCCGCCGCGCAACTGCGACGACGGCTTGCCGAGGCGGACCAACCCATCGACCGCGCCCGCATCCTGTGTGCGGCCGCTGAGATCCTGATCGCCGTCGAGGACGTCGAAGGGGCGAGGGCGGCGGCCGACGAATTGACCTTGCTCGCAACCGAATTCGGTTCGTCGCTACTGCGGGCACAGGCTGCACTGGCGACGGGTGCCGTTCTTCTCGCGACATCAGATGTGACCGCTGCGGTGGCTACGCTGCGCCGCGCCGCCAGTGATTGGATCGATTTGCGCATCCCCCATGAGGAGGCGCGCACCCGCCTGCTGATCGCCGACGCCTGCGAGGCGCTGGCAGACCTCGACACCGCCGCGATGGAACGGCGCGCAGCGCGGTCGACGCTTGAGGCGCTCGGAGGGGACGCTGTCCCACAACGGCAACTGGCATCAGGTCTCACCACCCGCGAGGCGGAGGTGTTGACACTCGTCGCCCGCGGCAAGACCAATCGTGTGATCGCCGCCGAGCTCTACATCAGTGAGAAGACCGTCGCCAGTCACCTCAACCACATCTTCACCAAACTCGGGCTGTCTTCACGGTCGGCGGCGACTGCCTACGCGTACGAGCACAACCTCGTGTCATAG
- a CDS encoding serine hydrolase produces MSALDAIADWPVDSAAAVVVTPSGAVADYGDTRRRFALASVTKPLVARAAQIAVEEGVVELDDDAGPAGSTVRHLLAHAAGYAMTSSELIAKPGQRRVYSNYGFQVLAETIEQASGIEFGQYLTEAVFEPLGMTDSVLEGGAKAAGYGATSTVADLGAFARDLLRPATVSPQMHAEATSVQFPGLAGVLPGFGSQRPNDWGLGFEIRDGKTPHWTGSSNSGRTYGHFGQSGTFLWADPDADLALVVLTDREFGEWAYPLWPAISDEVLREFRAD; encoded by the coding sequence ATGTCTGCCCTCGACGCGATCGCCGATTGGCCGGTCGACTCCGCCGCTGCCGTTGTCGTTACCCCATCCGGTGCCGTTGCGGACTATGGCGACACGCGCCGACGCTTCGCGCTGGCGTCGGTGACCAAACCGCTCGTGGCGCGCGCCGCACAGATCGCGGTCGAAGAGGGCGTGGTCGAACTCGACGACGACGCCGGGCCTGCGGGCTCGACCGTGCGGCACCTGCTCGCCCACGCGGCGGGGTATGCGATGACCTCGTCGGAGCTGATCGCCAAGCCGGGCCAGCGCCGGGTGTACTCCAACTACGGCTTCCAGGTGCTGGCCGAGACCATCGAGCAGGCGTCGGGCATCGAGTTCGGCCAATACCTGACCGAGGCGGTGTTCGAACCGCTCGGCATGACCGACTCGGTGTTGGAGGGAGGCGCCAAGGCGGCCGGCTACGGGGCCACGTCGACGGTCGCCGATTTGGGGGCGTTCGCCCGCGACCTGTTGCGTCCGGCGACGGTGTCACCGCAGATGCACGCCGAGGCCACCAGTGTGCAATTCCCCGGATTGGCCGGCGTGCTGCCGGGCTTCGGGTCGCAGCGGCCCAACGACTGGGGGCTGGGCTTCGAGATCAGGGACGGTAAGACGCCGCATTGGACCGGATCGTCCAATTCGGGCAGGACGTACGGGCATTTCGGCCAGTCAGGCACGTTTTTGTGGGCCGATCCAGACGCGGATCTCGCGCTGGTGGTGCTGACCGACCGCGAATTCGGCGAGTGGGCCTACCCGCTCTGGCCAGCAATCTCTGACGAAGTCCTGAGAGAATTTCGCGCAGACTAG
- a CDS encoding DUF732 domain-containing protein — MVQRRIIPASAGAAVLAGLAIASAAPAAADEDEYLRLRDVYPSYSAEQLLAEGHRVCAVARQGVPSPQAVIMVTNDLGVSTTAALDIVSSAVMNLDC, encoded by the coding sequence ATGGTTCAACGTCGAATCATTCCAGCGTCAGCAGGTGCAGCGGTGCTCGCGGGCCTGGCCATCGCAAGCGCCGCGCCCGCCGCAGCAGACGAGGACGAATACCTGAGACTGCGCGACGTCTACCCGAGCTACAGCGCCGAACAGTTGCTCGCCGAAGGCCACCGGGTGTGCGCCGTCGCCAGACAGGGTGTCCCGTCGCCGCAGGCCGTCATCATGGTGACCAACGACCTGGGAGTGTCCACCACGGCGGCCCTGGACATCGTCAGCTCAGCCGTCATGAATCTCGACTGTTAG
- a CDS encoding MBL fold metallo-hydrolase, whose amino-acid sequence MNGGPIGRVVTHGTFELDGGSWEVDNNIWLVGDDDEVVVFDAAHDAGPIVAAVGGRNVVAVVCTHGHNDHVTVAPQLGEALDAPVLLHPADDVLWRMTHPDKNFRTVDDGETLRVAGHELRAIHTPGHSPGSVCWHAPELNAVFSGDTLFQGGPGATGRSYSDFPTILSSISEKLGKLPGDTVVYTGHGDSTTIGDEIVHYDEWVARGH is encoded by the coding sequence GTGAACGGCGGACCCATCGGACGTGTGGTCACCCACGGCACATTCGAACTCGACGGCGGCAGTTGGGAAGTCGACAACAACATCTGGCTCGTCGGCGACGACGACGAGGTGGTGGTGTTCGACGCAGCCCATGACGCGGGCCCGATCGTGGCGGCCGTCGGCGGCAGGAATGTGGTCGCCGTGGTGTGCACCCACGGTCACAACGACCACGTCACGGTCGCACCCCAACTCGGCGAGGCGCTCGACGCCCCGGTGCTGCTGCATCCCGCCGACGATGTGCTGTGGCGAATGACCCACCCCGACAAGAACTTCCGCACCGTCGACGACGGCGAGACGTTGCGCGTCGCCGGTCACGAACTGCGCGCCATCCACACCCCCGGGCACTCGCCGGGTTCGGTCTGCTGGCATGCGCCCGAACTGAATGCGGTGTTTTCCGGCGACACTCTGTTCCAGGGCGGCCCTGGTGCGACGGGCCGGTCGTACTCCGACTTTCCGACGATTCTGTCGTCGATCTCGGAGAAGCTCGGCAAGCTACCCGGCGACACCGTCGTCTACACCGGCCACGGCGACTCGACCACCATCGGCGACGAAATCGTGCACTACGACGAATGGGTGGCCCGCGGCCACTAA